The Rattus rattus isolate New Zealand chromosome 1, Rrattus_CSIRO_v1, whole genome shotgun sequence genome includes a region encoding these proteins:
- the LOC116911766 gene encoding 60S ribosomal protein L36-like has translation MDRRALCTASGMCLKTKENFGFLSRRHQKAAAVALRYPMAVGLNKGHKVTKNISKPRHSGHRGRLTKHAKFVRDMIREMCGFAPYERRARELLKVSKNKQALKFIKKRVGTHIRAKRKREELSNVLAAMWKAAAKKD, from the exons ATGGACAGAAGAGCACTGTGTACTGCTTCTGGgatgtgcctgaagaca AAGGAGAATTTTGGCTTCCTGTCCCGCCGCCATCAGAAAGCTGCAGCCGTGGCCCTGCGCTACCCCATGGCCGTGGGCCTCAACAAAGGCCACAAAGTGACGAAAAACATCAGCAAGCCGAGACACAGCGGCCACCGCGGGCGCCTCACTAAGCACGCCAAGTTCGTGAGAGATATGATCCGGGAGATGTGCGGCTTCGCGCCCTACGAGCGGCGCGCCAGGGAGCTGCTCAAGGTGTCCAAGAACAAGCAAGCACTCAAGTTTATCAAGAAGAGGGTGGGCACGCACATCCGCgccaagagaaagagggaggagctgagcaacGTGCTGGCAGCCATGTGGAAGGCGGCGGCCAAGAAGGATTGa